The following proteins are co-located in the Spea bombifrons isolate aSpeBom1 chromosome 3, aSpeBom1.2.pri, whole genome shotgun sequence genome:
- the LOC128484100 gene encoding 2-acylglycerol O-acyltransferase 1-like: MWANIFTIDRKTQAIHLPRLTFHVVRCRGQCCVGIFLLLVLARLWLLIALYVLWLYLDWETPQTGGQRCQWVRNWTVWRFFKDYFPIKLVKSADLDPQHNYLMGFHPHGVLVAGAFANFCTNYTGFAELFPGLTPYLHILPFWFRCPFFREYIMSVGLVSASKKSVNHVLTKENGGNAAIIVIGGAEEALDAHPGNLTLHILKRKGFIKVAMKRGAHLVPVFSFGENELFHQVPNPKGSLLRSVQEKLQKIMGFSMPLFHARGIFQYSFGLMPYRKPIHTVVGRPIPVAQTSNPTQEEIESLHQKYLNALQELFEENKGKYGIPEHKSLIFT, translated from the exons atgtgggCTAACATTTTTACTATAGACAGAAAGACACAAGCAATTCACTTACCCCGTCTTACCTTCCATGTAGTTCGCTGCCGCG GACAGTGCTGTGTGGGGATTTTCCTCTTGCTGGTCCTTGCAAGATTATGGCTTTTGATAGCTCTGTATGTTCTTTGGCTCTACCTTGACTGGGAGACTCCCCAGACTGGAGGACAGAGATGCCAGTGGGTGCGAAACTGGACTGTGTGGAGGTTTTTTAAGGATTATTTCCCAATTAAG CTTGTGAAAAGTGCGGATTTGGACCCACAGCACAATTATCTGATGGGGTTCCATCCTCACGGAGTCCTGGTCGCCGGTGCCTTTGCGAACTTCTGCACGAACTACACAGGCTTCGCAGAGCTCTTCCCAGGCCTGACGCCCTACCTGCACATCCTTCCCTTCTGGTTCCGTTGTCCTTTCTTTCGAGAGTATATCATGAGCGTAG GATTGGTTTCTGCCTCTAAGAAGAGCGTCAATCATGTATTAACCAAAGAGAATGGAGGCAATGCTGCTATCATAGTGATCGGGGGAGCCGAGGAGGCTCTGGACGCACACCCTGGAAACCTAACACTCCACATCTTGAAGAGGAAAGGATTCATCAAAGTAGCCATGAAGCGGGG CGCTCATCTGGTACCAGTGTTCTCGTTTGGGGAGAACGAGCTCTTCCACCAAGTGCCTAACCCAAAAGGCTCCCTGCTGCGATCGGTCCAGGAGAAGTTGCAGAAAATCATGGGATTTTCTATGCCGCTGTTTCATGCCCGCGGGATCTTCCAGTACAGCTTCGGCTTAATGCCATACCGGAAGCCCATTCACACTGTGG TTGGCAGACCGATCCCAGTGGCCCAAACGTCAAACCCAACACAAGAGGAAATTGAGTCACTCCATCAAAAGTACCTTAACGCGCTTCAAGAGCTCTTTGAAGAGAACAAGGGGAAATATGGAATCCCTGAACACAAGTCCCTCATTTTCACGTGA